DNA from Candidatus Binataceae bacterium:
CCGCTCCCTCGTCTTCCTCCGGGAATCTTAGCGCCATCAGGCCGCGCGCGCTCTGCGCGACCAGCAGCCGCCCCAGCGGTGTCGTCGCGACACCGACGCCCGCGCGCGGCCGCTGTAGCCGCCGCAATACCGGATCCAGCCGCTTGTGCGCAACGCGCAATAATTCTCGCAGCGCGGCCTGATTCAACTCGTCGTCCTGATCAATATCCTGGTCAATCAGTCCATCATATTTTTCGTCACTCGCCATCAGCTTCACTCCATTGCCCCGATTTTCTTCATCGCCTGATAGACGTCCGCCCGCGCCGCCTCGAGGCTGCATCCCAAGGCCGTCGCGATCTCCTGATATTCGAGGCCTCCAAACTTGCGCATCATCACGGCGGCGCGCTGCTTCTGCGGCAGCCGCGCGATCAGCGCCTTCAGATCGATCAGCGTATCGCGCGCGCCATGCGGAGCGCCGCGATCGTGCGCCTCGGCCAGCTCGCCGTCAAAGACCACGCCATTATGGCGCGCGCGATCGCGCACGCGATTCAGACAGAGATTCGTCGCGATCCGGAACAACCAGGGCCGGATGCCGTCGGCGCCGTCGATTCGCGCATAGGCGCGATAGGCGCGCAGCCAGGTCTCCTGGAAGAGGTCGAGCGCATCCTCGCGATCCCGCGTCGAGCGCAGAATGAAGCGCAGAATTTCACCCTCGTGACGCCGGATGATCT
Protein-coding regions in this window:
- a CDS encoding RNA polymerase sigma factor; the protein is MANSPIDRLPPPFEEIIRRHEGEILRFILRSTRDREDALDLFQETWLRAYRAYARIDGADGIRPWLFRIATNLCLNRVRDRARHNGVVFDGELAEAHDRGAPHGARDTLIDLKALIARLPQKQRAAVMMRKFGGLEYQEIATALGCSLEAARADVYQAMKKIGAME